In Planctomycetota bacterium, the DNA window GAGATCCGCGACGAGGTGAAGGACGCCATCGACTTCGCCGAGCAGGCCGAGGCACCGGGCGTCGAGGCGGAGCTGTATTCGGACGTGTTCGTGTACCCTCAGCCCCAACTCAGCCCGAACAGGGAATATACCAGGGGCGCCCCCAACCCGCTGCTCTAACCCTCTGCGATCCGCGGGTCTAGCGCGGATCCAACGGGCCCGCCGGCCAATCCAACCACAGCCGCCGTCGCATCGACGGTCGTGATCCGCTGGACACGACCGGTACGCTTGGGCCTTGCTGGGGATGGACCGGCACGCGCGTGCCGGCGACCGCACACGCACCCCGGCGGGCGCGCACGAGGCGACGCCCGCAGACACCACTCGATTACGGGACCACATCGGATGCGGCGTCGGATGTCCGGCTTAGCGCAGATGGTGCGCCTGGGCGACAACGGATTCTGGGGGGGCGAGCTTGGTTTTTTGCCCACTCCAGGCCCAAAACCGATGATCGAGTGTCGTTCTGGGGATGCTGGAGGAACCTGATGCTCGACCGACGACGGAACACGAAGCGGACGCTTGTGCTGGCGTCCATGGCCGCCATGACGCCCATGCTGCTGGCGGACCAGGACAACCGCGCACAGGACCGCGAACGGGCCGCCGAGAGGCCGAATGCCGCGCCGCTCTACAGCGGCGCCAGAACGAACGCCCAATTCCGGGCCGCCCTGCGAGAAGCGGCCCTGCAGAACCGCGAGGCCCGGATCTGGCAGTTGGCCGGGCCGAGCCGCATCGCCGTGGGCCCGGGCCGATCGATCCCCGCGGCTCCGCTCTCGAGCGTGCGGCGGCAGTACACCGACCGGGAACTCCGCGAGCTCATCGCCGCCCACATGAAGGGTGGCGGCCGCGGCGGACCGCAGACCCCCGGCGGGTCCACTGGTGGTCCGGGTAGCGGCCCAAGTGGCGGAACCGGTGGCGAACCGGGCGGGGGCTCGACCATCTCGCACCCCTCGCTAGGCAAGTTCCAGCTCATCGCCAGTCCCGGCGGGCCGTCCGTGACGCTGACGCCCATCGGCCCGGGCGTGACGCCGACGACGGTCAGCGTGCCGCCGCTGGATCCCACGGTGCCGATCGATCCCACCGATCCGCCGCCGAGCTCGCCCAAGAGCGGCGGGCCGGTTGCGCCCCCGGTGGACCCTGGCGGCAGCCCGGGCGGCGGCGACCCCGGCGGCGGCCCGCCGCCGCCACCGCCGGACCCGGGCACGGTCCCGGTGCTCACGCCGGGCGGGGGCTTCTCGGGCCCGACGGCGACACCGGGGCCCGTGGGTTCACCCGGCGATGCCGGATACGACGCCCGTGCCATCGCACGCTGGGACGTCGTTCCGTTCCAGAAGTTCGATGGGGTCTTCTACGTCGGCGTGGTCGCGTTCCACATCAACGGCATCGATCGCGTGGAGTTCAGCGCCGATGGAGGCCCCTGGACGCCCTCCACCAGCATGACGCTCAACCCGCGGACGGGCGTGTGGGAGTACATGGCCGCGCTGGACGCATCGCTCTTCGATGATGGGCCCGTAGAGGTGCGGGCGAGGGTCATCCCGCGGGACGCGGGGCAGGCGCGGGTTCTCGCCGGAAACAACCTGCAGGTGACCCACGGCGGCCACTCGCTCTTCCTGCATGCGGACGCTTCGGGCGTGATGCGGGATCGAGTCAGCTGGGTCGATCCGACGAGTGGCAGCGACGCCAACGACGGGCTCACGGAGGCGACCGCCAAGAAGACGATCGACGGCGGCCTGCGCGCGCTGGACTCTGCATTTGGTGCCATCGACGGCGGAACGGTCTACCTCCTTGAAGGAACGCACGACTGGTACTCGCGCAACGGCACCCTCCCGGACCCGGAGACCGCGATGGTCACCATCGCCGCGGCCCCCGGTCTCGATCCGAGCCAGGTCATCCTGGGCGACGTTGCGAGCGTGAGCGGGCGCGAACTCCGCGTCGACAAGGTGCACCTCAGCGGCCTGACCATCCAGCAGGTGCCCGGCGACACGTCATCGGCGTCGCATCCGACGCAGCTCTGGGTTGAAGACTGCGTTGCCGAAGGCGGCGGCCTGACGTCCTTGCACAACATTCCGAGCGCCGCGGAGTGGCAACTGGGTCTCTACATCACCGATACGCAGATCCGCAACGCACGCGTGGGCGTCAAGACCAACGCTCGCTTCATCCGAAACGTGAGCGCCTCGCGGCTTGGAGAGGACGCGTTTACGAACGTGCTGATGATCCTGAACTCGACCGCCAGCGAGCTCGTGAAGGGCGCTGCGAGCTACCACGCCGACGTCGTTCAGTACACGGAGTCCCAGGAAAACACGATCGTGTATGGCCTGGAAGCGGTGGATCAGCAAGCGCAGACGATCTTCTCCCGCGGCGACGAGAGCCACGACAACGCGGCCTTCGTGAACGTGCTCATCGAGGGTGGGCATGCCGGAACCGGCCTCCTGGGCCAATGGATCCGAAACTCGAACCACGTGCTCTTCTGGAACACGACGCTGGTCGGTACGCCGTTCTGGTTCCGTTCCGGCGATCCGTCGGGTGGCAGCCGGCCCGTCACCAATCTGAGCATTCGCAATTCGGTCTTCGAAGAGGTGTCCTATCCTGGTTCCGGCTATCCCGAGGGCAGCGTGGCATTCCAGAACAGCCACTTCCTCAACAGCGGGCCGCTCGGATCTGGGGCAACGAGTGGAGGCTCGTATGAGACGCTCTTCCTGAATCCGTCGGGCAACGACTTCTCGCCGCGATCGGGGGGCGTGCTCGACGCGCGAATCGTCCAGCCGCTCACTCCGGCAGATGCCCGGAATCAGCCGATACCGGTTGGTGGCTCGATCGGATCGCTCCAGCCGAGCTCCGATCCACCGGGCGGCGATTGAGGCTCTAGGGGAGCGCAGCGTGCATATCGGCGTCTTTGGTGCCGCTCCCGACACCAGCAACCATGGAGTCACGGCACTCGGTCGCTCGAGTGCCGTTTCTCTGCGCTCCCGATTGCCCGACCTGCCCGTCGTCCTCTTTGACAACTCCAGCACGAGCGCAGCGCCCGACCACGATGGAATCGGCCGCTGCGGGGCCCGCACGAGCCGTCGCGTGTGGGATGCCCACACCTGGGCCCGCATACGCCTGGCGATGCGTGTGCCATTCCCGCCCAATCCTGCCGCCTCGCTGCTGAAGCGGGCCATCGCCTTCTGCGACATCTCGGGCGGGGACAGCTTCACCGACCTCTATGGCCCCTGGCGCTATCTGTCGATCAACCAGCCCAAGAACTTCGCGCTGAAGCACCGCATACCCCTGATTCTGTTGCCGCAGACGTACGGTCCATTCCAGGACTCCGCGTTGCGCGACGACGCAAGCCGGCTCTGCCGAGGCGCCGCCCGGGCCTGGGCCCGCGACGCGCGATCGTTCGAAATCCTGAAGGACCTGCTGGGCGACGCCTTCGACCCCGAAAAGCACAAGCTGGGCGTAGACGTCGCCTTCCTGCTGCCCAAGGCGGAACCACCCGAAGAGGCTCTTCCCGACGCGCTCCTCGCCGCCGTGACCAATGGCCTGCCCCTGATCGGCGTCAACATCAGCGGGTTGATCTACAACGACCCCGCCGCCGCTCGGGACCGCTACGGCTTCAAGGCCGACTATCGCGAGCTGGCCGTGGCCCTCGTGCGATGGCTTCTTGAGCAGGACGACGGCGACGTGGTGCTGGTCCCCCACGTCCTGGCCCCGCGGGGACTGGCCGAGAGCGACCCGGCGGCCAACGACGCCGTCGTCCGGGAACTGGCCGCAATGGCCGGGGGCCGGCTGCACGTGCTGCCCCCGACGCTGGACGCCAGCCAGACCAAGTGGGTGATATCCCGATGCTCATGGTTCTGTGGCACCCGAATGCACGCCACCATCGCGGCGCTCTCAAGCGGCGTCTCCACCGCGACGACAAGCTATAGCGATAAGGCCCGGGGCGTGTTCGAGGGGTGTGGCATGGGCGAGGCGGTGATCGACCCGCGACGACTGGACACCCATGCCTCGCTCGAAGCGATCCAGTCGGTGTATCTGCGCCGCCAGGAGCTGGGGCAAGAGCTGGCCCGGGGCCTCCCCCCCGTGCTGCGCACGGCCGAGTGGCAGATGGACGAGATCGCCGAGTGCATCCGTGGGCTGGCCGCCGCGTGCGAGGCATCGAGCGCGGCGGGCCGCGGCTGACCGATGGCCGGGGCCGCACCAGCCCGACCGGAGCCACGCCGAAACAGGCCATGGATGGGCCGCCTCCATGGCGCCCCCGGCTTGCAGCACCAAGGCCGCTTCGGCTCCCCGCCACGTTATCGGCAGCAACGGGGACCGCTCGGCCTGCCGCGGAGTGATCCAGGTAGTCGAGTCGGATCCGGGCAACACGTTCCTCAGGCGCTATCGGCTGTTCCCGCAGCTCCATGCGGACCGCGGCGGCGTCGTACGCTCGGGGCATCACACCAAGATACCAGCGGATTGCCCGATGCGATTGTCCAGCCCGAACCGGTCGCGCCACGCTCTCTTCAACACGACGGCAACGTCCGCTGGGCGATTCCATGTGCATCCCCTTGGACAAGACGCTATTTGAGCGAAAGAGGCCGATGACGTGCCGAACCTAGTACGGGAGTCTGGCAGTAGCCCAGGGCACCGCAGCCTCTGCGTGGTCGCTCCCAGGCTCGGCGAACGCTCCCAGGTCTGGATCGACCGGCAGATTCGAGGCTTTGAGGCATTCCGCCCGGCCATCCTGACCTGGCCGACCCCCAATTCAGACGCTCCGCAAGAGCATCCCGTGCCGATTGAATGCCTCCCGTTTCCGAAGGAACCGAACGACGGCCGGGGTCGGTGGCTGTGGCGAACCCGAAACGCCGGCTCGGGCAACTTCTTCGGTACGAGGGGCGGGGAACGACGCCAGATCTGCAGGTTCTTGAGGAACCACGACGTCGAGGTCATGCTGGCACACTTCGGCCATATTGCGTTGCGGGTCCTGCCTGCCGCACGCGACCTTGGCATTCCCGTCGTAGCCCACTTTCACGGATTGGACATCACCTCGAGTCTCAACAACCGTTGGTACAGGTGGAGCCTGAAGAACAAGATCTGCGATTTCGCCGAGGTCGTCTGCGTCGGTTCTCACCAGCGGGATCGACTGATCCGAATGGGTGCTCCTGAAGACAGGATTCACCTGATTCCCTGCGGCGTACCGGTGGCGGACTTTCCCTTTGTCGATCGCGTTGCCCGGGGCGACTGCGTCACGCTTCTATTTGTCGGGCGCCTCGTGCCGTGGAAGGGCGTGCAGGTCGTGCTCCGTGCGCTCTCTGCACTCGATGACGACCTGCCGGCCTGGGAGTTCCGGATCGTCGGCACTGGACCCCAGCAAGGCGAACTCCAAGAACTCGCCGGGGCGTTGGGTCTCTCGGATCGAGTACGCTTCCTCGGCTCTCTCGATTCGAGCGAAGTCAATCGACAGATGGCCGGCACGGACATCTTCGTGCATCATTCGTTGACATCTCCGGACGGGTGGGTTGAGGGCTTCGGCGTGTCGGTTGCAGAAGCCGCCTCGACGGGCCTTCCCGTTGTCGCGTCCCGGAGCGGCGGCATATGCGACCAAGTTCGCGAGGGCGAGACGGGCATCCTGACCGAGGAGAACGACGTGCAGGCCACGGCGAGGGCGATCTCGACGCTGATGAGGGATGGGGACCTGCGGCTGCGCATGGGCGCGGCTGGGGCGACGCGAATGCGGGACGTGTTCGATACGCAGGGCCAAGTCCGGAAGCTGGAGTCGGTCCTTCTTCGCGCAGCCTCAAGCAACTCCGATACAGGGCACCGGTGATAGCGTGGGGTCAGCCATGATCGACATCCTGATGATCACCTACAACCGAGCCCCGTACACGCGGCTGTCGCTCTCGCGTCTCCTCGAGACCTGCGATGAGTCGGTCCGCGTCTGGATCTGGCAGAACGGCAGCGATCCCGAGACGCTCGAGGTTGTCTCGGGGTTCCGCGACCACCCGCGTGTCTTTCGCTTCCGCCATAGCGAGGAGAACCGCAAGCTTCGTGACCCCACCAACTGGCTCCTCTCGGAATCGGACGGCGAGTTCGTGTCCAAGGTGGACGACGATTGCCTGGTTCCCGTGAACTGGCTCGAGGTGCTCCGCAAGGCCCACGAAGACGAGCCAAGACTCGGAGCGATCGGTTGCTGGAGGTTCATGCCGGAGGACTTCCGCCCCGAGCTTGCCCAGAAGAAGATCAGGGAGTTTCGCGGCACGCACAAGATCCTGGTGCACCCATGGGTGGAGGGAAGCGGTTTTCTGCTGAAGCGTGATTGCGTGCGAAGGATCGGTCTTCTACGCGAGAAGGAATCGGGGATCACCGGCTACCTCACGCGCGTCGCCCTCGCGGGCTGGACGAACGGGTGGTACTACCCATTCCTCTGGCAGGAACACATGGACGACCCGCGGGCACCGCACACCCTCATCCGGACCGATGACGACCTGCAGAAGTTCCTGCCCCTGTCTGCCCGGAACTTTGGTGCAACCACGGTGCAGGCCTGGGATGCCCGGTTGCGCCGGTCGGCCGAAGAGCTTCAGAGGCTGCCATCAAGTCCCCGATACTACGCCCCGTGGCGGGCAGCTCTGCGACGTCGCGTGCGACGCGTCCTCCCTTCATCCAACAGGACGAAATAGCGACACGATGAAGCTTCCCGTGCTCACAATTGACCAAGTGTGCTCCATGCAGCTCTGCACGGGATGCGGAGCGTGCGCGGCGGTGGAGCCCGAGCGTTTCCGCATGGGCGACGCGGTCGAGTTCGGGCGCAGGCCCTTCCTGGTCGAGGGAGCGGCCGAGGAAACCGGCGACGCGCTGCGCGTGTGCCCGGGGGCCAGCCTGCAACACTCGTTCGGCGCGGGCGACGCCGAGCTCGTCCACGAGCTGACCGACGCGTGGGGCCCGGTGTACGAGGTGTGGGAGGGCTTCGCCAGTGATGCCGAGATCCGACACGCGGGCTCCAGCGGCGGCGCGGCCACGGCCCTGGCGCTCTACGCGATCGAGCGGGGGGGAATGGGCGGCGTGCTGCACACCGCGACACGCAGGGACAAGGCTTATCTGAACGAGACGGTGTACAGCACGGAAAGAACTTCGCTCCTGGAACACACCGGTTCGCGGTACGCGCCGGCCAGCCCGTGCGACTCGCTGCACCGCATCGAGGATGCCGAGAAGCCAAGCGTCTTCATAGGCAAGCCGTGCGACGCCGCGGCGGTCCAGCGCGCACGCAGCCTCCGTCCGATGCTCGATCAGAATCTGGGCCTGGTCATAGCCTTCTTCTGCGCCGGAGCGCCCTCCACGAGGGGCACGCTCGAACTGCTCAAGAACGTAGGCGTGGACGATCCCGAGACGGTCACGTCTCTACGGTATAGGGGCAAGGGCTGGCCGGGAATGTGGACCGTGACGTGGACCGACAGCGAGGGCAGGGAGTGCACCGAGCAGCGGACCTACGCCGAGAGCTGGGACTTCCTGCAGCGATACCGGCAATGGCGCTGCTACATCTGCCCCGACCACACGGGCGAGTTTGCCGACGTGGCCGTAGGCGACCCCTGGTACCGCCCGGTGCAGCCCGGCGAACCGGGCAAGTCTCTCATCATTGCCAGGACCAGCCGCGGCCGCGACATCGTGCACGCGGCTGCCGCGGCCGGCTACATCACGCTGGAGACCAACGATCCGACGCTGCTGCCCCGATCGCAGCCCAACCTTCTGAAGACGCGAGGCGGCCTGTGGGCGCGGCTGCTGGTGCTGCGAGCCATGGGGGCGGCCGTGCCCCGCTACCGCGGCTTCGAGTTGTTTCGATATTGGTGGAGCGAGTTGAGCGGCCTCTCGAAGTTGAGATCCTTCACCGGCACCGCGAAGCGCGTGATTCGCAAGCACCTACGGCATCCTATTGAGATCACCGAGGATCGCGACTCCGGAACACCATGACCAGTATGTTGGCCAGCATCGCGTCCGACCCGACAACACCGCAACGCGCGTGGCAGGATACCACGTTCGTCCATCCGATGGCCCTGGTCGTGCTGGGCATTCTCTCGCTGTGGATGTTTCTAGCCCCGCGCCGCACGGCAATCGTGCCATTCATTATCCTCATCTGCTTCATACCGTCCGCGCAACGCATCGCCGTGCTTGGCGCCGACTTTACCCTGCTTCGTCTCATGGCGCTCGTCGGCTTGGCACGCGTCTTGTGCCGCAGCGAATTGCTCGCGATGCGTTTCAATCGCATCGATGGCGTGTACGCCACGTGGGTCGTTGCCGCGTCCGTCGTGTACGTGCTCCAGCAGGCCCAAGCGAGCGCCGTGGTCTACGTGCTCGGCCAATCGGTGGACACGCTGGGCGCCTACTTCGTCGCCCGTGTCATGATCCAGAACATGGACGATTTCCGGGCGTTCGCCAGGGGCGTCGCGCTCATCGCCATTCCCGTTTGTGTGCTCTTCGCGTTCGAGCTCTCGACGCAGCGCAACCTCTTTGCCTATTTCGGTGGCGTCCGGGAGATCACGTGGATCCGCGACGGCAGGCTCCGATGCCAGGGTGCATTCTCCCATCCCATCCTGGCGGGGGTCTTCTGGGCGGCCATCGGCGCGCTCACGCTGGGTGGTGCGTTGGCGCGGCAGGCCAAGCCGATGGATCGCTGGATCTTCGCCGCGGGCACCTTGTCGGCGGTCTTCATCATCGTGGCTTCGGCCTCCAGCACGCCCGTGCTCGGATTTGCCGCGGGCGTGTTCTTCTGGCTCTGGTGGCCCGCTCGCGGGCTGATGCGGTACGCCTTCATCGCAACGCCGTTCGTGCTTGCCGGGCTGCACATGGTCATGCAGGCCCCGGTGTGGCATCTCATCAGCCGCGTCTCGGCAGTCGGCGGATCAACCGGCTGGCATCGCTACCACCTGATCGACAGAGCAATCCACCGCTTCCCCGAGTGGATGCTGCTCGGCACTCCTTCCACGGGGCATTGGGGATGGGGCCTGTTTGACGTCACGAATCAGTACATACTCGAGGGCGTGCGCGGCGGCATGTGGCGGCTCGGGCTCTTCATCGCGCTGATCTACCTGGTCGGACGCTCCATCGCCAATGCTCAGGCCAGGGCGCGCAACAAGGCGGATCGGATGCTCCTGTGGGGCATTGGCGCCTCCGTTTTCGTGCACTGCGTTTGCTTCATCGGCGTCAGCTACTTCGGCCAGATCCAATATCTCTGGTACATAACGCTGGCCATTGGAGCCAGCATGGCCGATCCGGCATTCTTTGGCAAGCCCAAGAACCCACCGGTTCGCTCGCCACGGCCTGCACCAAGAGCTCCGCAACCCGATGTCGCGCCATGAATCCACTGTGCTCCATCCTTATCATCAGCTACAACACCCGCGAGATGACGCTTGCGTGCGTGCGATCGGTGTTCGAGCAGGCGGAGACCGACGCATTCGAGGTGATCGTGCTCGACAACGCGTCGAATGACGGCTCGGACGAGGCGCTCGCCGACGAGTTCGGTGATCGCATCCGGCTGATCGAGTCGAGCGAGAATGTCGGATTTGCTGGTGGGAATAACGAGGCGGCCAGGCACGCCCGCGGCGAATACCTGCTCCTGCTCAACCCCGACACGGTGGTGCTCGACCACGCCATCGATCGGCTCCTCGACTTCGCCAACGCGCATCCGGACGCACGCATCTGGGGTTGCCGCACGGTGTATGCGGATGGTTCGCTGAATCCGGGATCGTGCTGGGGCCGGCAGACTCTGTGGAGCTTGCTGTCCCGCGTCGTCGGGCTCACCACATTGTTCCCGCGATCACGGGTGCTCAACCCCGAAGCCATCGGCGGGTGGGACCGGCGAGATACGCGTAGCGTCGATATCGTCACCGGGTGCTGCTTGCTCATCAAGGCGGAGTTCTGGAATGCGCTCGGCGGCTTCAATCTGGACTACTTCATGTACGGCGAGGAGGCCGACCTGTGCTATCGGGCGCGCAGGCTCGGGGCCAATCCCATGATCACGCCCACTGCCCAGATCGTGCACCACGGAGGCGCATCCGAAACCGTGCGGGCGGACAAGCTCAAGCGACTGCTCGCCGCAAAGGCCCTGCTGATCCGCCACCACTTTCGCCCCGCGCACCGATCCCTGGGACTCGTGCTGCTCGCCTGCTGGCCGCTATCACGCTGGCTTGCCCACCGCGTGGCCGCGTTCGCGCGGCCGTCATCGAAGCTCTCCGCACAGGTGTGGCGCACCGTCTGGGTTTCGCGAAGAACATGGATACGGGGCGCGTTCGAGCGTGCCTAGCGCGAGCCGAGTACACGAGCCATGGCGCTGATCCCACGGATTGTCCTCTACCACGACGTCTGCTCGGACCCCGGTGATGCGGTCCGGGGCCTCGGCGTCAGCACGCCCGTGGAGCTGTTCCGGGAACACATCGAGTGGTTCTGCGAGCACTACACGCCTATTTCGCTTGCCCAGCTCCGCTCCGGCGAACTCGATCTCATTGCAACCAGGAAACGCCCACCGCTCCTGATTACCTTCGATGACTGCTATCGGAGCGTCCCGCGTGTTGCCGGGCCGATCCTGAAGAAGCTCGGAGTTCCGGCATTGTTCTTCGTGAATAGCGCCCCAATCGTAGATCGGCGTCCGCTGCTCGATAACTTGCTGTGCTTGATCGCGGCATGCCGAGGCCTGCGGACGGCGTCATCGTTCGTGGCGCCGGATTCCGCGCCCGCCGAGACCATCGGCGAATTAGTCGGGGCAAGGGTGTCGGGCCTCTCCTACGGATCTCGGCAGTCGCTGATCGATCGATTGGTGGGTGCCGCCGCGATCGCCGAAGCACGGGCCATCATGGACTCGGACGTCTATTGCGACCTCCAAGACCTCGCCGCGTGCAAGGATTACGGGATCGATCTTGGCAACCACACGCACAGCCACCCCCACATGCGATGTCTCGATGCCGCGGACTTCGACCTCGAAATAGGGACGCCGGGAAAACTGGTGCATACGGAGCTATCGGGATACGCCGACGCGTTCAGCGTCCCGTATGGCTCCCGCGAGGACGCCACGCCCGCCATCCTTGATTCCCTGGATAGGCAGGGCGTACGCGATGTCTTCCTCGTGCATTCGGTGCGCAATCGCGCCGCGCCCACGGCGGGTGCGTGGTACCGCACGAGCCTGGTCCGTGATCCCGTCTCAAGCCTGAGGAAGCGGATCGAGTGGCTTCCCAGGATTCGGCAGTGCCGCGATGCCATCCGAAAGGGCGCGCACCGATGACGACCCAACCGGTCCAGACGGTGGTGCTGCTCACGCGCGATGGTCTCGAGCACCGTTACGTGGCCGCGAAGCTGCGTGAGGTGTGCCCGGAGCTGGTCATCATCCTCGAGTCCGGCGGGCCGTCTCGGCGCTGGCATCGATTCGCCAAGCTGCCCCTTCGTGTCCAGGTGTCTCGGCTATGCCGCAAGTGCCTGCTGAAGCTTCTTCGGGATGCTCCGCGGCGAGAGGCC includes these proteins:
- a CDS encoding polysaccharide pyruvyl transferase family protein; the encoded protein is MRVPFPPNPAASLLKRAIAFCDISGGDSFTDLYGPWRYLSINQPKNFALKHRIPLILLPQTYGPFQDSALRDDASRLCRGAARAWARDARSFEILKDLLGDAFDPEKHKLGVDVAFLLPKAEPPEEALPDALLAAVTNGLPLIGVNISGLIYNDPAAARDRYGFKADYRELAVALVRWLLEQDDGDVVLVPHVLAPRGLAESDPAANDAVVRELAAMAGGRLHVLPPTLDASQTKWVISRCSWFCGTRMHATIAALSSGVSTATTSYSDKARGVFEGCGMGEAVIDPRRLDTHASLEAIQSVYLRRQELGQELARGLPPVLRTAEWQMDEIAECIRGLAAACEASSAAGRG
- a CDS encoding glycosyltransferase, whose protein sequence is MVAPRLGERSQVWIDRQIRGFEAFRPAILTWPTPNSDAPQEHPVPIECLPFPKEPNDGRGRWLWRTRNAGSGNFFGTRGGERRQICRFLRNHDVEVMLAHFGHIALRVLPAARDLGIPVVAHFHGLDITSSLNNRWYRWSLKNKICDFAEVVCVGSHQRDRLIRMGAPEDRIHLIPCGVPVADFPFVDRVARGDCVTLLFVGRLVPWKGVQVVLRALSALDDDLPAWEFRIVGTGPQQGELQELAGALGLSDRVRFLGSLDSSEVNRQMAGTDIFVHHSLTSPDGWVEGFGVSVAEAASTGLPVVASRSGGICDQVREGETGILTEENDVQATARAISTLMRDGDLRLRMGAAGATRMRDVFDTQGQVRKLESVLLRAASSNSDTGHR
- a CDS encoding glycosyltransferase family A protein, producing MIDILMITYNRAPYTRLSLSRLLETCDESVRVWIWQNGSDPETLEVVSGFRDHPRVFRFRHSEENRKLRDPTNWLLSESDGEFVSKVDDDCLVPVNWLEVLRKAHEDEPRLGAIGCWRFMPEDFRPELAQKKIREFRGTHKILVHPWVEGSGFLLKRDCVRRIGLLREKESGITGYLTRVALAGWTNGWYYPFLWQEHMDDPRAPHTLIRTDDDLQKFLPLSARNFGATTVQAWDARLRRSAEELQRLPSSPRYYAPWRAALRRRVRRVLPSSNRTK
- a CDS encoding Coenzyme F420 hydrogenase/dehydrogenase, beta subunit C-terminal domain, which codes for MGDAVEFGRRPFLVEGAAEETGDALRVCPGASLQHSFGAGDAELVHELTDAWGPVYEVWEGFASDAEIRHAGSSGGAATALALYAIERGGMGGVLHTATRRDKAYLNETVYSTERTSLLEHTGSRYAPASPCDSLHRIEDAEKPSVFIGKPCDAAAVQRARSLRPMLDQNLGLVIAFFCAGAPSTRGTLELLKNVGVDDPETVTSLRYRGKGWPGMWTVTWTDSEGRECTEQRTYAESWDFLQRYRQWRCYICPDHTGEFADVAVGDPWYRPVQPGEPGKSLIIARTSRGRDIVHAAAAAGYITLETNDPTLLPRSQPNLLKTRGGLWARLLVLRAMGAAVPRYRGFELFRYWWSELSGLSKLRSFTGTAKRVIRKHLRHPIEITEDRDSGTP
- a CDS encoding glycosyltransferase family 2 protein, giving the protein MNPLCSILIISYNTREMTLACVRSVFEQAETDAFEVIVLDNASNDGSDEALADEFGDRIRLIESSENVGFAGGNNEAARHARGEYLLLLNPDTVVLDHAIDRLLDFANAHPDARIWGCRTVYADGSLNPGSCWGRQTLWSLLSRVVGLTTLFPRSRVLNPEAIGGWDRRDTRSVDIVTGCCLLIKAEFWNALGGFNLDYFMYGEEADLCYRARRLGANPMITPTAQIVHHGGASETVRADKLKRLLAAKALLIRHHFRPAHRSLGLVLLACWPLSRWLAHRVAAFARPSSKLSAQVWRTVWVSRRTWIRGAFERA
- a CDS encoding polysaccharide deacetylase family protein; its protein translation is MALIPRIVLYHDVCSDPGDAVRGLGVSTPVELFREHIEWFCEHYTPISLAQLRSGELDLIATRKRPPLLITFDDCYRSVPRVAGPILKKLGVPALFFVNSAPIVDRRPLLDNLLCLIAACRGLRTASSFVAPDSAPAETIGELVGARVSGLSYGSRQSLIDRLVGAAAIAEARAIMDSDVYCDLQDLAACKDYGIDLGNHTHSHPHMRCLDAADFDLEIGTPGKLVHTELSGYADAFSVPYGSREDATPAILDSLDRQGVRDVFLVHSVRNRAAPTAGAWYRTSLVRDPVSSLRKRIEWLPRIRQCRDAIRKGAHR